A window of the Helianthus annuus cultivar XRQ/B chromosome 4, HanXRQr2.0-SUNRISE, whole genome shotgun sequence genome harbors these coding sequences:
- the LOC110936922 gene encoding probable beta-D-xylosidase 7, whose amino-acid sequence MRLYCSIQLILCLNLTIIIFTESAQPPFACDSSNPATKSYPFCNLTLPISTRVNDLVSRLTLDEKIPQLVNAAPAIPRLGIPAYEWWSEALHGVSNSGFGILLNGTIKSTTSFPQVILTAASFDARLWYRIGQAIGLEARAVYNQGQANGMTFWAPNINVFRDPRWGRGQETPGEDPLVGGIYAISYVRGVQGDTFEGGGLKDGHLQASACCKHFTAYDLDHWNGVGRFSFDAKVTKQDLADTYQPPFQSCIQNAQASGIMCAYNRVNGVPNCADKNLLTNIARKQWSFQGYIASDCDAVSIIYEVQNYTKTPEDAVSEVLKAGMDLNCGSYLNNHTKSAIQKKKLLESDIDRALSNLFTMRMRLGLFNGDPSSLPYGSIGPNQVCSKAHQDLALEAAKTGTVLLKNSDKLLPLKQTISSLAVIGPNANSSRTLIGNYAGPPCKSIEPLKALENYVNNTQYHKGCDSVNCTTASVSEAVEVAKKADYVVLFMGLDQTEEREDFDRVDLALPGQQQDLITAVAKAAKKPVVLVMICGGPVDISFAKSDPKIGAILWGGYPGESGGIALAEVIFGDHNPGGKLPMTWYPKEFNNTPMTDMRMRPDPSSGYPGRTYRFYTGPTVFPFGYGLSYSNYTYRFKNVTQDKLFLSQISSKGATLKTSDSVHYTPVDDIETEACKNAKFSATLEVENHGEMDGKHVVLLFVKRNQSGDGNDKPLTQLAGFESVKTIAGERVEVDFDISPCEHFRTANEDGLMVIEEGSYYITVGDQQYLISVFDRDVSNVTSTSYAEFSSHYTYFNYLAIIVVFLVSFDLLSYF is encoded by the exons TGCAACCTCACGCTACCTATCTCCACACGCGTCAATGACCTCGTCTCACGTCTCACACTTGACGAGAAGATCCCACAGCTAGTCAATGCCGCACCAGCAATCCCACGACTTGGTATCCCTGCCTATGAGTGGTGGTCAGAGGCTTTACATGGTGTTTCTAACTCGGGATTTGGCATTCTCCTCAATGGTACCATCAAGTCCACCACAAGTTTCCCACAAGTTATCCTCACCGCAGCTTCTTTCGATGCCAGGCTATGGTACCGAATTGGCCAG GCAATTGGATTGGAAGCAAGGGCAGTTTATAATCAAGGACAAGCCAATGGAATGACATTTTGGGCCCCAAACATCAATGTGTTTAGGGACCCTAGATGGGGTAGAGGTCAAGAGACACCTGGCGAAGACCCATTGGTCGGTGGCATATATGCAATTTCTTATGTTAGAGGGGTCCAAGGTGACACTTTTGAAGGTGGAGGGCTTAAAGATGGACATCTTCAAGCTTCTGCTTGTTGCAAACATTTCACTGCTTATGATTTGGATCACTGGAATGGTGTTGGTAGATTCAGTTTTGATGCCAAG GTGACGAAGCAAGATCTTGCCGACACGTATCAACCGCCTTTCCAAAGTTGCATACAAAATGCCCAAGCTAGCGGAATCATGTGCGCTTACAACCGTGTCAATGGAGTCCCAAACTGCGCCGACAAAAATCTGTTAACCAACATTGCTAGAAAGCAATGGAGCTTTCAAGG GTACATCGCTTCAGATTGTGATGCAGTATCCATCATATATGAAGTTCAAAACTATACAAAAACTCCAGAAGATGCAGTTAGTGAAGTGCTCAAAGCAG GCATGGATCTCAACTGTGGGTCCTACTTGAATAACCACACAAAATCAGCAATCCAAAAGAAGAAGCTTCTAGAATCAGACATAGACAGAGCCCTTAGCAACCTTTTCACCATGAGAATGAGACTTGGCTTGTTCAACGGTGACCCGAGTTCACTCCCATACGGCTCCATCGGTCCGAACCAGGTCTGCTCCAAAGCGCACCAGGACCTAGCCCTCGAGGCTGCAAAAACCGGCACTGTTCTTCTAAAAAACTCTGATAAACTCCTACCGTTGAAACAAACCATCTCATCATTGGCCGTTATAGGTCCTAACGCCAACTCATCACGCACCCTCATCGGGAACTACGCGGGCCCACCTTGCAAATCCATTGAACCACTCAAAGCACTTGAAAACTATGTGAACAACACACAGTATCACAAAGGCTGTGACTCTGTTAACTGTACAACTGCTTCTGTTAGTGAGGCTGTTGAGGTTGCTAAAAAGGCGGATTATGTGGTTCTGTTTATGGGGTTGGATCAGACTGAGGAAAGGGAAGATTTTGATCGTGTGGATTTGGCGCTGCCAGGTCAGCAACAGGATTTGATCACTGCAGTTGCTAAAGCTGCTAAGAAACCGGTGGTTTTGGTTATGATTTGTGGTGGTCCGGTGGATATTTCGTTCGCGAAAAGTGATCCGAAGATCGGTGCGATCTTGTGGGGTGGTTATCCTGGTGAATCAGGTGGCATTGCACTTGCAGAAGTCATCTTTGGTGATCATAATCCAG GTGGGAAGCTACCGATGACATGGTACCCAAAAGAATTCAACAACACACCAATGACAGACATGCGAATGAGACCAGATCCATCTTCAGGCTACCCGGGCCGTACATATAGATTCTACACAGGCCCGACAGTTTTCCCATTCGGGTACGGGCTCAGCTACTCGAATTACACATACCGATTCAAAAATGTCACACAAGACAAACTGTTTTTAAGCCAAATCTCAAGCAAAGGCGCCACACTTAAAACCTCAGATTCCGTTCATTACACACCTGTTGACGACATAGAAACAGAAGCTTGTAAAAACGCCAAGTTTTCTGCAACATTGGAGGTCGAAAATCACGGCGAAATGGACGGTAAACATGTGGTTTTGCTGTTCGTGAAGCGGAATCAAAGTGGGGATGGAAACGATAAGCCGTTGACGCAACTGGCAGGCTTCGAGAGTGTGAAAACGATCGCGGGAGAAAGGGTTGAAGTTGATTTTGATATCAGCCCGTGTGAGCATTTTAGAACAGCGAATGAGGATGGATTGATGGTGATTGAAGAGGGGTCTTATTATATTACTGTGGGTGATCAGCAATACCTGATTTCGGTTTTTGATAGGGATGTTTCGAATGTAACGTCTACATCTTACGCAGAGTTCTCGTCTCACTATACTTACTTCAACTATTTAGCTATTATTGTAGTCTTTTTGGTTTCCTTTGATCTCTTGAGTTACTTTTGA